The proteins below are encoded in one region of Shewanella algae:
- a CDS encoding GGDEF domain-containing protein: MTDLRRWGRDEWLLLLLGGLVCYLSGRLGMATLVLQPSNITLLWLPSGIGLILCLRFGAVAIVPLFIASFLANLPGLNNGHLSQTLLHTWVSAAIDALMPLLAARMLRWALPMGLQRARELLGFGIYACVIPVALSSILLAANLVWGGYIDKSYWPTMAVMLFLADALGIVLVYQVYLGWSERFFISQRQIRASLLSILALVLIFTLAFGNQPWVLYLLLPVLVMQAFEGSFLLTCSLSSGAFIVVICGSAKGLGPFDAGLYSAETAELAAFCFANALVLLGIALQNRQLRLSEQHREAWQQVAFRDPLTGLLNRRGFEPQLELVDKQARLNREDYSLALLDLDHFKLINDSFGHATGDKVLKQLAGLMQAQCRQSDAIARIGGEEFAILLPNCAPAQAVNLMERLRARVADEDFHDESGQPIRLSISVGLVSGPAGCRSGKDLQDKADHFLYVAKAEGRNRVVQG; the protein is encoded by the coding sequence GTGACTGATTTGAGACGTTGGGGGCGCGACGAATGGCTGCTGCTTTTGCTCGGAGGTTTGGTCTGTTATCTCAGCGGCCGACTGGGCATGGCCACTCTGGTATTGCAGCCGAGCAATATAACCCTTCTATGGTTACCTTCGGGGATAGGGCTTATTCTGTGCTTGCGTTTTGGCGCCGTCGCCATAGTCCCTTTGTTTATCGCCTCCTTTCTGGCCAATCTTCCCGGGCTCAATAACGGTCATCTGAGCCAAACCTTGCTGCACACCTGGGTCTCCGCCGCAATTGATGCCCTGATGCCACTTTTGGCCGCCAGAATGCTGCGTTGGGCCCTGCCCATGGGGTTGCAAAGAGCCAGGGAGTTACTGGGTTTTGGGATCTACGCTTGCGTTATTCCTGTGGCGTTGTCCAGTATCCTGCTGGCGGCAAATCTTGTTTGGGGCGGTTATATCGACAAGAGTTACTGGCCAACCATGGCGGTGATGCTGTTTTTGGCTGATGCCCTGGGGATAGTCTTGGTTTATCAGGTGTATCTGGGGTGGTCTGAGCGGTTTTTTATCAGCCAACGGCAAATCCGGGCATCTTTGCTGTCGATCCTGGCTTTAGTACTTATTTTCACTCTGGCATTTGGCAATCAACCCTGGGTCTTGTATCTGCTGTTGCCTGTGTTGGTGATGCAGGCATTTGAGGGCAGTTTCCTGTTGACTTGCAGCCTCAGCAGTGGTGCCTTCATTGTCGTTATCTGTGGCAGCGCCAAGGGGCTGGGGCCCTTCGATGCCGGATTGTATTCGGCAGAAACGGCGGAACTGGCGGCGTTTTGTTTTGCCAATGCGCTGGTCTTACTGGGGATTGCCCTGCAAAATCGCCAGTTGCGCCTATCCGAGCAGCACAGGGAAGCCTGGCAACAGGTGGCCTTTCGCGATCCGCTGACAGGGTTACTCAATCGCCGTGGATTCGAGCCGCAATTGGAGCTGGTGGATAAGCAGGCCAGGCTCAATCGTGAAGACTACAGCCTGGCGCTTTTGGATCTGGATCATTTCAAGTTAATCAACGACAGCTTTGGTCATGCCACCGGCGACAAAGTATTGAAGCAACTGGCCGGCTTGATGCAGGCCCAGTGTCGCCAATCGGATGCCATTGCCAGAATTGGTGGTGAGGAGTTTGCTATCTTGCTGCCAAACTGCGCGCCGGCTCAGGCTGTTAATCTGATGGAGCGGCTGCGGGCCAGAGTAGCCGATGAAGATTTCCATGATGAGAGCGGCCAACCTATCCGCCTCAGTATCAGCGTTGGCCTGGTGTCCGGCCCTGCCGGTTGCCGCTCGGGTAAAGATCTGCAGGATAAAGCCGATCATTTTCTTTATGTTGCCAAGGCTGAAGGGCGCAACCGGGTCGTTCAAGGGTAA
- a CDS encoding VOC family protein produces the protein MQNLQSLSQLLADWQAFADKIMPLIERLGLERLGECDHAALRVNSVAAAEKLKAEFVQCGEIISENIINGRPILIIRLQQPLQLGQWQIPCIELPFPGDKHYPEEGWEHLELVLPGGAQSCDELAEQLRTLCPRTQATLDGDTDIKRKASSPKGETERLANPTLAFKVGGVCVKVHPHSIQAIIASEQ, from the coding sequence ATGCAAAACCTTCAATCTCTGTCGCAGTTGCTGGCAGACTGGCAAGCCTTTGCCGACAAAATCATGCCCCTGATTGAACGCCTGGGACTCGAGCGTTTAGGCGAGTGCGATCACGCCGCGCTGCGGGTCAACTCTGTTGCCGCGGCAGAAAAGCTCAAGGCCGAGTTTGTCCAATGTGGTGAAATTATCTCGGAAAACATCATCAACGGCCGCCCTATCCTGATCATACGGCTGCAACAGCCACTACAACTGGGTCAATGGCAAATTCCCTGTATCGAGCTGCCCTTCCCCGGCGATAAACACTATCCCGAAGAGGGATGGGAACATCTGGAGCTGGTTTTGCCTGGTGGCGCCCAAAGCTGCGATGAACTGGCTGAGCAACTGCGTACTCTTTGCCCCCGGACCCAAGCCACACTCGATGGCGACACGGATATTAAACGCAAGGCCAGCAGCCCCAAAGGCGAAACCGAACGCCTGGCCAACCCGACGTTGGCGTTCAAGGTCGGCGGTGTCTGCGTCAAGGTGCACCCTCACAGCATTCAGGCCATCATCGCCAGCGAGCAGTAA
- a CDS encoding L,D-transpeptidase family protein, which translates to MGPSFRHIVYAIFLLAFAQLYSPFASAQVDLVLVNKSDSRLSLIKAGKVIKEYRIAMGDMPKGHKYQEGDQRTPEGRYLLDYKKADSAFYRAIHISYPNDEDRLRAKALGVSPGGQIMIHGQNPRSGLTPEEAQQFNWTNGCIALTNKEMDELWQLIEPGTPIEIWP; encoded by the coding sequence ATGGGCCCATCGTTTCGTCATATAGTTTATGCAATATTTCTGCTGGCGTTTGCCCAGTTGTACAGTCCCTTTGCCTCGGCACAGGTGGATTTGGTGCTGGTCAACAAGTCAGATTCACGTCTGAGCCTGATTAAGGCCGGTAAGGTCATCAAGGAATATCGCATCGCCATGGGGGATATGCCCAAGGGCCACAAATATCAGGAAGGCGATCAACGCACTCCCGAGGGGCGCTATCTGCTGGACTACAAAAAGGCCGACAGCGCCTTTTACCGCGCGATTCACATCTCCTACCCCAATGACGAGGACAGACTCAGGGCCAAGGCGCTTGGAGTCAGCCCAGGCGGCCAAATCATGATCCACGGCCAAAATCCCCGCTCTGGGTTAACTCCGGAAGAGGCGCAGCAGTTTAACTGGACCAACGGCTGTATCGCCCTCACCAATAAAGAAATGGATGAACTCTGGCAGTTGATTGAGCCGGGCACGCCAATAGAAATTTGGCCCTGA
- a CDS encoding M23 family metallopeptidase, whose protein sequence is MLQAESKSEPQPNIKPESSRVQFQGKFEQGALIRARTEPGAEVQLNGESITLTPDGRFAFGFEREAALEQTLTLSYPDGSSESRSLKLDKRDYRIQYVEGISKKIMKPDPKAQERAAKDSAQVKAARSHFSTRQAFADDFIWPLTGRISGVYGSQRVYNGKPGTPHYGVDVAAKTGTVVVAPADGVISLSVPDMFYSGGTMIIDHGYGVSSSFLHLSKLYVKEGDEVKQGQAVAEVGATGRATGPHLDWRVNWYQMRLDPTTLVPPMSQVLQQAKSDAKK, encoded by the coding sequence ATGCTGCAGGCCGAATCCAAGTCTGAGCCTCAGCCCAACATCAAACCCGAGTCATCACGGGTGCAGTTTCAGGGCAAGTTTGAACAGGGGGCCCTGATCAGAGCAAGAACAGAGCCGGGTGCTGAGGTACAGCTCAATGGCGAGAGCATCACCTTGACACCGGATGGCAGGTTTGCCTTTGGTTTTGAGCGTGAGGCCGCGCTCGAGCAGACGCTGACACTCAGTTACCCGGATGGCAGCAGTGAGAGCCGTAGCCTCAAACTCGACAAGCGGGATTATCGCATTCAGTATGTTGAGGGGATCAGCAAGAAAATCATGAAGCCGGATCCCAAGGCCCAGGAGCGCGCCGCCAAGGACAGCGCCCAGGTCAAGGCGGCCCGCAGTCATTTCAGTACCCGGCAGGCGTTTGCCGACGACTTTATCTGGCCGCTGACAGGGCGAATTTCAGGGGTTTATGGCAGCCAAAGGGTCTACAACGGTAAGCCCGGCACACCGCATTATGGTGTGGATGTTGCCGCAAAAACCGGCACTGTGGTGGTGGCGCCGGCCGATGGCGTTATCAGCCTGTCGGTACCGGACATGTTCTATTCCGGCGGCACCATGATTATCGATCACGGCTATGGCGTCAGCTCCAGCTTTTTGCATTTAAGCAAGCTCTATGTCAAAGAGGGCGATGAGGTGAAACAGGGCCAGGCGGTGGCCGAAGTGGGGGCGACAGGACGAGCTACTGGGCCACATCTGGATTGGCGGGTGAACTGGTATCAGATGCGTCTGGATCCTACCACTTTAGTGCCGCCAATGAGTCAGGTATTGCAGCAAGCCAAGAGTGACGCGAAAAAGTAG
- a CDS encoding 6-carboxytetrahydropterin synthase, with translation MQLFVKDLTVVDFSYLCPFRGMVGESWIVDVLLDGGLDEQNMLLDFSKVKRTIKQTIDEVADHRLLVPTACSQVRWQQQGDKVWMDFHSLRGSIHLACPAQAFALIPSEIIDFDSVNQFLHKALTDALPDNVQGISLTLRNEVLETPYYHYSHGLRKHDGNCQRIAHGHRSPVNVFADGIAAPKWDEYWAKRWKDIYLGSEEDVVTVSELELSPQTKIDDKSHIGFRYQAPQGDFQLAMPRDCCDLIPHDTTVELLAHFMADSMAGFEPGKHFKVVAFEGIGKGAIASAQHQGD, from the coding sequence ATGCAATTATTTGTCAAAGATTTAACTGTGGTTGATTTTTCTTACCTGTGCCCGTTTCGCGGCATGGTAGGCGAAAGTTGGATAGTCGATGTGCTGCTCGACGGTGGCCTGGATGAGCAAAACATGTTGCTCGACTTTTCCAAGGTCAAGCGCACCATAAAGCAAACCATAGATGAGGTGGCCGATCACCGTTTATTGGTGCCCACCGCCTGTAGCCAGGTACGCTGGCAACAGCAGGGCGACAAGGTGTGGATGGACTTCCATAGTCTGCGCGGCAGCATTCACCTGGCTTGCCCGGCGCAGGCTTTCGCCCTTATCCCCAGCGAGATTATCGACTTTGACAGTGTGAATCAGTTTTTGCACAAGGCGTTGACAGATGCCTTGCCGGACAATGTTCAGGGTATCAGCCTGACACTTCGCAACGAGGTGCTGGAAACGCCCTATTACCATTACAGTCACGGCTTGCGTAAGCACGACGGTAACTGCCAGCGTATCGCTCACGGTCACCGCAGTCCTGTCAATGTGTTTGCCGATGGTATCGCCGCGCCCAAATGGGATGAATACTGGGCCAAACGTTGGAAAGATATCTACCTTGGCAGTGAAGAAGATGTGGTTACCGTCAGCGAGCTTGAGCTGTCACCCCAAACCAAGATAGATGACAAGAGCCATATTGGCTTCAGATACCAGGCGCCGCAGGGTGATTTCCAGTTGGCGATGCCAAGAGACTGCTGTGATTTGATCCCCCATGACACTACGGTCGAACTGCTGGCTCATTTTATGGCCGACAGCATGGCGGGTTTTGAGCCGGGCAAACATTTTAAAGTGGTAGCCTTCGAGGGCATAGGCAAGGGCGCCATCGCATCGGCGCAGCATCAGGGCGACTGA